The Jiangella alba genome includes the window TGTCCATGCGGTAGTAGAGCGTGGTGCGGTGGATGTGCAGCGCGGCCACGGTGGCCGCGGCGTCGCCGCCGGAGTCGAGGTAGGTGAGCAGCGTGGTGGCGAGCAGCCGGTGCTCCGGGCGCAGCAGCGGCGCGAGCGGCGGGTGCAGTTCGCGCGCGGTCGCGGCGGTCCACGGCAGCCCGAAGAGCAGCTGCCAGGCGCCCAGCTCGGACCAGCAGGCGAAGCCGTCGAACTCGCCGACCCGCTGGGCGACGTCGGCGGCGTAGGCGGCGCGGGCGAACGACGCGGCCGGCGACTCGCCGGGCAGCTGGTCGGCGAGGCCGACGGCGAGGGCGGGCTCGGCCGCGCGGGCCGTGCTCCAGAACCGCTCGCGCCAGGCGGCCGACGGCGGGCGCGGGCCGGCCCGGCTGACCACGGCGAGGTACCCGCCGACCGGCGCCACCAGCGCCGGCCCGATCAGCTGGCGCAGCGCGACGGACCGGGTGACGGCGTGCCGGGCGGCCTCGGCGGTGTCGTCGTCGCCGTCGCGGAACCGGATGGCCGCGATGCGCAGTGACGCGCCGGCGCCGAGGCGGTCCGGCCCGGTGACGGCGGCGAGCGCGGCGTCGCGGCGCTCGCGGTCGTCGCCGAACAGGCCGGCCAGCAGCGGGGTGTCCTGCGCCTGCAGGTCGTCGAGCTCGGCGGCGTTGTGGCGCAGCAGCTCGGTGATCGCCCGGGCGCCCTTGGTGGCCATGGTCAGCTCGGACGGCGTCACCGGCGGGTCGGCGTCGATCAGCCAGAGGAAGCCGTAGAGGTCCGAGCCGTCGCGCAGCGGCACCGCGATGCGCGGCAGCGTGCGCAGCTCGGCGCTGTCGGGGATGTGGACGGGGTCGACGGCGTGGTCGATGCCGAACGTGCGGACGTGCGCGACGATGGCGGCGTCGGCCCGGCGGGCGAGGACGCTGTCGATGCGGGGCGGGTCGATGGCGCCGTAGTGGGCGCTGGCCGCCAGCAGCTGGATGGCG containing:
- a CDS encoding helix-turn-helix domain-containing protein, producing MLDELQQLVDDLATELQRSVAVDDVAIQLLAASAHYGAIDPPRIDSVLARRADAAIVAHVRTFGIDHAVDPVHIPDSAELRTLPRIAVPLRDGSDLYGFLWLIDADPPVTPSELTMATKGARAITELLRHNAAELDDLQAQDTPLLAGLFGDDRERRDAALAAVTGPDRLGAGASLRIAAIRFRDGDDDTAEAARHAVTRSVALRQLIGPALVAPVGGYLAVVSRAGPRPPSAAWRERFWSTARAAEPALAVGLADQLPGESPAASFARAAYAADVAQRVGEFDGFACWSELGAWQLLFGLPWTAATARELHPPLAPLLRPEHRLLATTLLTYLDSGGDAAATVAALHIHRTTLYYRMDKIRDLVGSSWSSGTGRLGAHAALVLATRLAPAS